One Rosa chinensis cultivar Old Blush chromosome 3, RchiOBHm-V2, whole genome shotgun sequence DNA window includes the following coding sequences:
- the LOC112195062 gene encoding probable disease resistance protein At5g66890, which translates to MALIGGAGLSVTFWTLCDSVKQVKEQFKPQLGDIKSTLDSLEPLIKEMAECEKELGGQGEELENLRVEMGEGVELIRKCSKASRLKQYKYGSRLVKLSKSLQRLLGILKVQGIRDVKKALVSVRNIENVVQRIEGNCVIQNNQSEKIQGWCAVPEPPTITVGLDVPLWELKKKLFTDGVSMVIITAPGGCGKTTLATKLCQDAEVKDKFKSNVFFVTVSKKPNLYLIVQELYHGTGGQVPDFQNEATAVSWLQQFLKQTGQNPMLLVLDDVWAGSEFILEKFDELKMSDCKILVTSWSAFPRFGSPYYLECLNDEDAMALFHHAASLGDRSSYISEDLSRKIVERCMRFPLAITVVGRSLCGQPIEIWQKRVLEWSRGSSVLESEHDLLDYLQSSLDALDGEKSLIRECFLDLGLFPEDQRISATVLIDMWAELYGIEDISSIVNLYELASRSLANLVDTRNDNKDGDGYYTEHFVTQLDMLRELAIQQISREPLQQRMRLKIDISGDNFPMWWKEQKYQYLITRVVSISTDEEFSSKWQNLQLPEAEVLILNFQTKYYALPEFVEKMNKLKTLALTSSGTSPAELNNFQLVDSKPNLKRIRLERISFPSISRYPIQLKSLKKISLFMCSIGQGFGNGYIHISEAFPNLVEMNIDYCNDLVELPADLCDLIQLKKLSVTNSHKLSVLPEDIGNLVNLELLRLRCCTDLSELPGSIRNLKNLNLLDISNCFSLKELPEDIGEMCSLEKLNMRQCSRLNELPPSVVDLEKLMEVTCDEETEILWEPFLPYLRNIHIKVVKEDMNLNWLHESHF; encoded by the exons A TGGCATTGATAGGAGGAGCGGGTTTGTCAGTAACATTTTGGACGCTGTGTGATTCTGTTAAGCAAGTGAAGGAGCAGTTCAAACCCCAACTCGGGGATATCAAATCCACTCTGGACTCTTTGGAACCACTGATCAAAGAGATGGCAGAGTGTGAGAAGGAATTGGGTGGTCAAGGGGAGGAACTAGAGAATCTTAGAGTGGAAATGGGGGAAGGAGTGGAGCTTATTCGCAAGTGCTCGAAAGCGAGCAGGCTCAAGCAGTATAAGTATGGCAGCCGGCTTGTTAAATTGAGCAAGTCACTTCAAAGATTGTTGGGGATACTCAAAGTGCAGGGAATAAGGGATGTGAAGAAGGCATTGGTTTCAGTGAGGAACATTGAGAATGTCGTGCAGAGAATTGAAGGGAATTGTGTGATACAGAACAATCAGTCTGAAAAAATTCAAGGGTGGTGTGCTGTGCCTGAGCCTCCAACAATTACGGTTGGATTGGATGTGCCTTTGTGGGAATTGAAGAAGAAACTCTTTACTGACGGAGTTTCGATGGTGATAATTACTGCTCCTGGAGGATGTGGAAAAACTACACTGGCAACAAAGTTGTGCCAAGATGCAGAGGTCAAAG ATAAATTCAAGAGCAACGTCTTCTTTGTTACTGTTTCCAAGAAGCCCAACTTATACCTAATTGTAcaagagctgtatcatggaaCGGGTGGCCAGGTCCCCGATTTCCAAAATGAAGCAACTGCAGTTAGCTGGCTGCAGCAATTTCTGAAGCAAACAGGACAAAATCCTATGTTGTTGGTCCTAGATGATGTCTGGGCAGGATCGGAATTCATTCTTGAGAAGTTTGATGAATTAAAGATGTCAGATTGCAAGATATTGGTAACATCATGGTCTGCTTTTCCAAGATTTGGTTCTCCATATTATCTAGAATGTTTGAACGATGAAGATGCAATGGCACTTTTTCACCATGCAGCATCCTTAGGAGATAGGAGCTCTTATATTTCAGAAGATCTTTCACGAAAG ATAGTAGAACGTTGTATGAGATTTCCACTTGCAATTACAGTTGTTGGAAGATCACTATGCGGGCAGCCAATAGAGATTTGGCAAAAAAGAGTATTGGAATGGTCTAGAGGTTCTTCTGTTCTTGAGTCTGAACATGATTTGCTTGATTACCTCCAGAGTAGCTTAGATGCTTTGGATGGAGAGAAGTCTCTTATCAGGGAATGCTTCCTAGACCTTGGTTTATTTCCCGAAGATCAAAGAATCTCTGCTACTGTCCTCATCGATATGTGGGCAGAGTTATATGGCATAGAAGACATTTCGTCCATTGTGAATCTCTATGAACTCGCCTCTCGGAGTTTGGCTAATCTGGTAGACACAAG GAACGACAATAAGGATGGCGATGGCTATTACACTGAACACTTTGTTACACAGCTTGACATGCTTAGGGAGTTGGCTATCCAACAGATTAGTCGGGAACCACTACAACAGAGAATGAGACTTAAGATTGACATAAGTGGAGACAACTTTCCTATGTGGTGGAAAGAACAAAAGTATCAATACCTCATCACTCGCGTTGTATCTATCTCGACAG ACGAAGAGTTTTCATCTAAATGGCAAAACTTGCAACTACCAGAAGcagaggttttgattttgaacttTCAGACCAAGTATTATGCCTTACCTGAGTTTGTGGAGAAAATGAATAAACTGAAGACTCTAGCACTCACAAGTTCGGGTACCAGTCCTGCTGAGTTGAATAACTTTCAACTAGTTGATTCAAAACCAAATTTAAAGAGAATCAGATTAGAACGAATTTCATTTCCTTCGATAAGCAGGTATCCTATACAGTTGAAAAGTTTGAAAAAGATTTCTCTATTCATGTGTAGCATCGGCCAAGGTTTTGGTAACGGTTACATACATATATCAGAGGCGTTTCCAAATCTTGTTGAAATGAATATTGATTACTGCAATGATTTGGTGGAGCTGCCTGCCGATCTCTGTGACCTTATTCAATTGAAGAAACTCAGTGTCACCAATTCTCATAAGCTCTCCGTCTTACCTGAAGACATTGGAAATCTAGTAAATTTAGAGCTGCTGAGGCTTAGGTGTTGTACAGACTTGTCAGAGTTACCCGGCTCGATTAGGAACCTCAAGAACTTAAACTTGCTTGACATATCGAATTGCTTTAGCCTTAAGGAATTGCCTGAAGACATTGGAGAAATGTGCAGTTTAGAGAAGCTCAACATGAGACAGTGCTCGAGATTGAATGAGTTGCCTCCATCAGTTGTGGATCTTGAAAAGTTAATGGAAGTGACATGTGATGAAGAGACAGAAATCTTATGGGAGCCCTTCTTACCGTATCTCAGGAACATACACATAAAGGTTGTGAAAGAAGATATGAACCTGAATTGGCTCCACGAGTCTCATTTCTGA